A single window of Leeuwenhoekiella sp. MAR_2009_132 DNA harbors:
- a CDS encoding PspA/IM30 family protein, translating to MNIFRRLFKIGEAEANSAIDNMEDPIKLTEQGIRDMKQDLDKSLEALAQVKALAIRAKNDQDEYQNKAEEYQSKAIIILKKAHNEQMDAAEADRLAKEALLKKEEAQKQVEQAKVESEKFDGNVAQLQKNIQNIKANISKWENELKTLKARVKVSNATKSLNKQMAELDSTGTVSMLERMKEKVAQEEALAEAYGDIASSKKSIDDELDKAADLTTEKAEDELEKLKSQLGFNDSKNQA from the coding sequence ATGAACATTTTTAGACGACTTTTTAAAATAGGAGAGGCTGAAGCAAATTCGGCAATTGATAATATGGAAGACCCTATCAAATTAACAGAGCAGGGAATTCGTGATATGAAGCAGGATCTTGATAAAAGTCTGGAGGCTTTAGCGCAAGTAAAAGCTTTGGCTATTAGAGCTAAAAACGATCAGGATGAATATCAAAATAAAGCAGAAGAGTATCAGAGTAAAGCTATAATTATTCTTAAAAAAGCGCACAACGAGCAGATGGATGCTGCAGAAGCAGACCGCCTGGCTAAAGAAGCTTTATTAAAGAAAGAAGAAGCGCAGAAACAAGTAGAGCAGGCTAAAGTTGAATCTGAGAAATTTGACGGTAACGTAGCGCAATTGCAAAAAAATATTCAGAATATAAAAGCAAATATCAGTAAGTGGGAAAACGAACTCAAAACGCTTAAAGCTCGAGTTAAAGTGAGCAATGCTACTAAAAGCCTAAATAAACAAATGGCTGAATTAGATAGTACTGGTACTGTTTCTATGCTTGAGCGTATGAAAGAAAAAGTTGCTCAGGAAGAAGCTTTAGCAGAAGCGTATGGAGATATCGCCAGTTCAAAAAAGTCTATTGATGACGAACTGGATAAAGCAGCAGATCTTACAACTGAAAAAGCAGAAGACGAACTTGAAAAATTAAAATCGCAATTAGGTTTTAACGATTCTAAAAACCAGGCATAA
- a CDS encoding helix-turn-helix domain-containing protein, producing the protein MSFFGKNIRKIRSVKTLSQQAFAELFDLKRGTLGAYEEGRSEPKIETLIKIANYFSIPIGDLLTRELTVNELLKFKGELTEQFEAINKERFTAIPCITEKNSADYINYFDKNSFVADMVHVEVPIDIKTPLRAYIITNLEMSSQDQGLFPKDWVIGEFVPQDNYTKLSNGTLVLVLAMNQLILRRLYIVNDQFILRADHKSIDEITVAVSDVKEMWCITAVFQRRVSEVSSGIEEKLIMLEQEFAKLRGRL; encoded by the coding sequence ATGTCTTTTTTCGGAAAAAATATTAGAAAAATTCGCAGCGTTAAAACTTTAAGTCAACAGGCGTTCGCAGAGCTATTCGACTTAAAACGAGGCACTTTAGGTGCTTACGAAGAAGGTCGAAGTGAACCCAAGATTGAAACTTTAATAAAAATTGCTAATTATTTTAGCATTCCTATAGGTGATTTACTAACACGCGAATTAACTGTAAACGAACTTTTAAAATTTAAAGGAGAGTTGACTGAGCAATTTGAAGCGATTAATAAAGAACGTTTTACCGCAATACCCTGCATTACAGAAAAAAATAGCGCAGATTATATAAACTACTTTGATAAGAATAGTTTTGTTGCAGATATGGTTCACGTTGAAGTACCCATTGATATCAAAACACCCTTGCGCGCCTACATTATCACAAACCTGGAAATGAGTAGTCAGGATCAGGGTTTGTTTCCTAAAGACTGGGTCATAGGAGAATTTGTACCTCAGGATAACTATACAAAATTGAGCAATGGCACACTCGTGCTAGTTTTAGCGATGAACCAACTTATACTACGCAGACTTTATATCGTAAATGATCAATTCATTTTAAGAGCAGATCACAAGAGTATAGATGAGATAACTGTGGCGGTATCTGATGTTAAAGAGATGTGGTGTATAACCGCTGTTTTTCAAAGACGTGTTAGTGAAGTTTCAAGCGGTATTGAAGAAAAGTTAATCATGCTCGAGCAGGAATTTGCTAAGTTAAGAGGAAGATTATAA
- a CDS encoding sterol desaturase family protein, with amino-acid sequence MDFTNPLIYGVPCFLGLILVELTYSKHSERKELYHWKDLTASLVMGVGSSIIAPLVKTVTVILLFNWVYDLFNPEIDGVRTNIMGWTSFGYAWYIWILCQLADDFSYYWFHRQNHMVRFFWAAHIVHHSSDNFNLGTAVRNGWFTIFYKPLFYVWIVAIGFPPEMLVVCLGIEALWQFQLHSQYIPKLGIIDKVFNTHTMHQVHHARNLEYMDKNHGGFLNTFDRIFGTFKELDEEIDIEYGVTHAPDSYNPFVILTHEYKDIWLDTKKSPKLYDKFMYIFGPPGWSHDGSTLTIKQQRRLLREEEKLGNFELAE; translated from the coding sequence ATGGACTTTACTAACCCGTTAATATACGGCGTTCCCTGCTTTTTAGGATTAATACTCGTTGAACTTACCTACAGCAAACACTCAGAAAGAAAAGAACTTTATCACTGGAAAGATTTAACGGCCAGCCTCGTGATGGGTGTTGGTTCTTCTATAATAGCCCCTTTAGTTAAAACAGTCACTGTTATTTTACTCTTTAACTGGGTTTATGACCTCTTCAATCCTGAGATTGATGGAGTACGAACAAATATTATGGGCTGGACTTCTTTTGGTTATGCCTGGTATATTTGGATTTTATGTCAACTGGCAGATGATTTCTCCTATTATTGGTTTCACAGACAAAATCATATGGTGCGTTTTTTCTGGGCTGCGCACATTGTTCACCATTCTTCAGATAATTTTAATTTAGGTACTGCTGTGCGTAACGGTTGGTTTACCATATTTTACAAACCTTTGTTTTATGTATGGATTGTCGCTATAGGCTTTCCGCCAGAAATGTTAGTCGTTTGTTTAGGCATTGAAGCATTATGGCAATTTCAATTACATTCTCAATATATACCAAAGCTGGGTATTATAGATAAAGTATTTAATACCCATACGATGCATCAAGTACATCACGCCAGAAACCTGGAATATATGGATAAGAACCATGGCGGGTTCTTAAATACCTTCGATCGTATTTTTGGAACTTTTAAAGAACTTGACGAGGAGATTGATATCGAATATGGTGTAACACATGCGCCAGACTCATACAACCCTTTTGTCATACTTACACACGAGTATAAAGACATTTGGTTAGATACTAAAAAGTCTCCAAAACTTTATGATAAGTTCATGTACATTTTTGGGCCTCCGGGTTGGAGTCATGATGGGAGTACATTAACGATTAAGCAACAACGCAGACTACTGCGCGAGGAAGAAAAGTTAGGTAATTTTGAACTTGCGGAGTAG
- the mazG gene encoding nucleoside triphosphate pyrophosphohydrolase, whose translation MNSREEQLKAIDRLLTIMNELREQCPWDRKQTLESLRHLTIEETYELGDAILDNDLEEVKKELGDLLLHIVFYAKIGSETSDFDIADVANGICEKLISRHPHIYGGVKVENEEDVKRNWENLKLKEGKISVLEGVPKSLPALVKASRIQDKVAGVGFDWEKPEQVFEKLQEELAELQVEVDAKDQVKMEAEFGDVLFSMINYARFLKIDPESALERTNKKFIKRFQYLETKAKEKNKDLRDMTLREMDVFWEEAKKSKIAN comes from the coding sequence ATGAATAGTAGAGAAGAGCAGTTAAAAGCAATAGATCGTTTACTAACTATTATGAATGAGTTGCGTGAGCAATGCCCGTGGGATCGTAAACAAACACTTGAAAGTCTTAGGCATCTTACCATTGAAGAGACTTACGAACTAGGAGATGCTATTCTTGATAATGACCTCGAGGAAGTTAAAAAAGAGTTGGGTGATTTATTATTACACATTGTGTTCTATGCAAAAATAGGTAGTGAAACATCTGATTTTGATATTGCCGACGTTGCTAATGGAATTTGTGAAAAACTAATTTCGCGGCATCCGCATATTTACGGTGGTGTAAAGGTTGAAAATGAGGAAGATGTAAAGCGTAACTGGGAAAATTTAAAACTGAAAGAAGGTAAAATTTCGGTATTAGAAGGTGTGCCAAAATCATTGCCAGCATTAGTTAAGGCAAGCCGTATTCAGGATAAAGTTGCCGGAGTGGGTTTTGACTGGGAAAAGCCCGAACAGGTTTTTGAAAAACTACAGGAAGAATTGGCCGAACTACAGGTTGAGGTAGATGCTAAAGATCAGGTTAAAATGGAAGCTGAGTTTGGAGATGTTTTATTTTCGATGATTAACTATGCACGATTTTTAAAAATAGACCCTGAAAGTGCACTTGAGCGTACTAATAAGAAATTTATTAAGCGCTTTCAGTATTTAGAAACTAAAGCAAAAGAAAAAAATAAAGATTTGCGAGATATGACTCTGAGAGAGATGGATGTATTTTGGGAAGAAGCTAAAAAATCTAAAATTGCGAATTAA
- a CDS encoding DUF5606 domain-containing protein — protein sequence MSLDKIVSISGKPGLYHLRAQTRSGFIAESLADGKKMPVGLRHNVSVLSEISIYTLDGESPLREVFAKIAEKENGGSAIDHKGSKDELEAYFFEILPNFDEDRVYASDIKKVIQWYNLLQKNNLLGEAQKETADDASEEGKSKVAAKAAPKAQTTANTQPKGGKSSSAKKGASAKSTAARKK from the coding sequence ATGAGTTTAGATAAAATAGTTTCAATTTCAGGAAAACCGGGATTATATCACCTTCGCGCACAAACGCGATCTGGTTTTATTGCAGAATCACTGGCCGATGGTAAGAAAATGCCTGTAGGTTTAAGACATAATGTGAGTGTGCTATCAGAAATCTCTATTTATACTTTAGATGGGGAGTCTCCATTGCGTGAAGTTTTTGCTAAAATAGCAGAGAAAGAAAATGGAGGTAGCGCCATAGATCACAAAGGTTCTAAAGATGAGCTCGAAGCTTATTTCTTTGAGATTTTACCAAATTTTGATGAAGATCGCGTTTATGCAAGTGATATCAAAAAGGTAATTCAATGGTATAATTTATTACAGAAAAATAACCTTTTAGGAGAAGCTCAAAAAGAAACGGCAGATGATGCTTCTGAAGAAGGTAAATCTAAAGTAGCAGCTAAAGCTGCTCCTAAAGCACAGACAACTGCAAATACACAGCCTAAAGGTGGTAAATCATCTTCGGCTAAAAAAGGTGCAAGTGCAAAAAGCACAGCAGCCCGTAAAAAATAA
- the def gene encoding peptide deformylase yields MILPIVAYGDPVLRKKAAPIAKDFPDLDKLVDNMFDTMYAASGVGLAAPQIGKAIRLFVVDATPFADDDDLTEEEQARLKTFKKAFINPEIVEETGDEWAFNEGCLSIPGVNEDVFRCPNVKIKYQDLEFNEYIEDFDGLLARVIQHEYDHIEGILFTDKLSSLKKRIIKSKLAAISKGKTNAEYRMRFPDKKMR; encoded by the coding sequence ATGATTTTACCTATAGTTGCATACGGAGATCCCGTATTAAGAAAAAAAGCAGCTCCTATTGCTAAAGATTTTCCAGATTTAGATAAACTGGTTGATAATATGTTTGATACTATGTACGCGGCTAGTGGAGTAGGGCTTGCTGCACCTCAAATAGGAAAAGCAATTCGTCTATTTGTCGTAGATGCAACACCATTTGCAGATGATGACGATTTAACTGAAGAAGAACAAGCACGTTTAAAAACATTTAAGAAAGCATTTATTAATCCTGAAATTGTAGAAGAAACAGGTGACGAATGGGCTTTTAATGAAGGCTGCTTGAGTATTCCCGGCGTTAATGAAGATGTCTTTAGATGTCCTAATGTCAAGATCAAGTATCAGGATCTTGAGTTTAACGAGTATATTGAAGACTTTGATGGATTATTAGCACGTGTGATTCAACACGAGTATGACCACATTGAAGGAATTTTATTTACAGATAAACTCAGCAGTTTAAAAAAACGTATAATTAAAAGTAAGTTAGCAGCTATAAGTAAAGGAAAAACCAATGCTGAATATCGTATGCGTTTTCCCGATAAAAAAATGCGTTAA
- the ruvX gene encoding Holliday junction resolvase RuvX: MARILALDYGTKRTGIAVTDELQLIASGLTTVDTKVLMGFLKEYLAKENVELILLGEPKRMDYSASQVEVEISKFRESLEKITSIPIQRVDERFTSKMAAQTLITGGVKKKKRQNKALLDEISATIILQSYLYNL; this comes from the coding sequence ATGGCTCGTATTCTCGCATTAGATTATGGTACAAAGCGCACAGGTATTGCAGTTACTGATGAGTTGCAGCTTATAGCTTCTGGCTTAACTACTGTAGATACTAAAGTTTTAATGGGCTTTTTAAAAGAGTATCTGGCAAAAGAAAATGTAGAGCTTATACTTTTAGGAGAACCTAAACGTATGGATTACAGTGCCTCTCAGGTAGAAGTAGAGATAAGTAAATTTCGCGAAAGCCTAGAAAAAATTACATCAATACCTATACAACGGGTAGACGAGCGCTTTACATCAAAAATGGCTGCTCAAACCCTTATAACCGGTGGTGTAAAGAAGAAGAAAAGACAGAATAAAGCACTCTTAGATGAAATAAGTGCGACAATCATTTTACAGTCATACTTATATAATTTGTAA
- a CDS encoding 2,3,4,5-tetrahydropyridine-2,6-dicarboxylate N-succinyltransferase, whose translation MKQVQNVIEAAWEDRSLLSEKVTQDAIREIIELLDNGTLRVAEPDGDGWKVNEWVKKAVVLYFPIQKMEKLEVGIFEYHDKMPLKKGYQDKGIRVVPNAVARHGAYISKGVILMPSYVNIGAYVDEGTMVDTWATVGSCAQIGKNVHLSGGVGIGGVLEPLQAAPVIIEDNAFIGSRCIVVEGVHVGKEAVLGANVVLTASTKIIDVTGDTPVETKGYVPPRSVVIPGSYTKKFAAGEYNVPCALIIGTRKESTNKKTSLNDALREYDVAV comes from the coding sequence ATGAAACAAGTACAAAATGTAATTGAAGCAGCCTGGGAAGATCGTTCTCTTTTAAGTGAGAAAGTGACTCAAGATGCAATACGTGAAATTATTGAACTTCTAGATAATGGTACCTTAAGAGTTGCAGAACCAGATGGTGATGGCTGGAAGGTGAATGAGTGGGTTAAAAAAGCCGTAGTGCTTTATTTCCCTATTCAAAAAATGGAAAAATTAGAAGTAGGTATCTTTGAATACCACGATAAAATGCCTCTTAAAAAAGGATATCAGGATAAAGGAATACGTGTTGTGCCTAATGCAGTTGCACGTCACGGTGCATATATCTCTAAAGGTGTAATTCTAATGCCAAGTTATGTAAATATAGGAGCATATGTAGATGAAGGTACCATGGTAGATACATGGGCAACCGTAGGTAGTTGTGCTCAAATAGGTAAAAATGTACACCTAAGTGGTGGTGTAGGCATAGGTGGTGTTTTAGAACCTTTACAAGCAGCTCCTGTTATCATTGAAGATAACGCATTTATAGGCTCTCGCTGCATTGTTGTTGAAGGCGTACATGTAGGTAAAGAAGCTGTTCTGGGTGCAAATGTTGTATTAACCGCTTCTACAAAGATTATTGATGTTACCGGTGATACTCCTGTTGAGACTAAAGGGTATGTACCCCCACGTTCTGTAGTAATTCCTGGTAGTTATACTAAGAAATTTGCTGCAGGAGAATACAATGTTCCTTGTGCATTGATTATAGGTACCCGTAAAGAAAGTACCAACAAGAAGACTTCATTAAATGATGCACTTCGCGAATATGATGTAGCGGTTTAA
- a CDS encoding glycosyltransferase family 9 protein produces MKILIIQQKMIGDVLTSSILFKALRELYPEAELHYLIKKHTFAVVENNPMIDKIIFDQEDFEGAEISFLKFAHLLRAQNYTAVIDAYSKIGSALLSFYSGAKIRSGRAKWYTRAFYTRSSTYESTQVNKAGLAIQFRLKLAACLGLDQSISYQPKIYLSDLEITEAKEFLKSFEIDLSKPLIMIGVLGSNPQKTYPLSYLAELLETLIATSDAQLLFNYIPSQLAEVKELYKLCSPKVQAKIFLNCYAKSLRKFIAICHHCDALVGNEGGAIHMAKAVGTRTFAIYAPQIETKAWSFEEDKNHSSAHLQHFKPQLFEHLKSQKEILAENHNLYQNFTPDLIKPDLMRFLKNLAPYEV; encoded by the coding sequence ATGAAAATTCTCATTATACAACAGAAGATGATAGGTGACGTACTTACGTCATCTATCCTTTTTAAAGCCCTACGAGAATTATATCCTGAAGCAGAACTTCATTACCTCATTAAAAAACATACGTTTGCGGTTGTTGAAAATAACCCGATGATTGATAAAATTATTTTTGATCAGGAAGATTTTGAGGGTGCTGAAATTTCTTTCTTAAAATTTGCACACTTACTTAGAGCTCAAAACTATACCGCAGTTATTGATGCATACTCTAAAATAGGTTCTGCCCTCTTATCTTTTTATAGCGGTGCTAAAATACGTTCCGGAAGAGCCAAATGGTATACCCGGGCTTTCTACACCAGGAGTTCTACCTACGAAAGTACTCAAGTAAATAAAGCCGGACTCGCTATACAGTTTAGGCTGAAATTAGCAGCATGCCTGGGTTTAGATCAAAGCATATCCTATCAACCTAAAATTTATTTAAGTGATCTTGAGATTACTGAGGCAAAAGAATTTCTAAAGAGTTTTGAAATAGATCTTTCTAAACCTCTTATAATGATAGGTGTTTTAGGAAGCAATCCTCAAAAGACCTATCCGCTTTCTTATCTTGCAGAACTTTTAGAAACACTCATTGCTACCTCAGATGCACAATTATTATTTAACTATATCCCCAGTCAGCTCGCTGAAGTTAAAGAACTATACAAATTGTGCTCTCCTAAGGTTCAGGCTAAGATATTTTTAAATTGCTATGCTAAAAGCCTTCGGAAATTTATCGCGATATGCCATCATTGCGATGCGCTTGTAGGTAATGAAGGTGGCGCCATACACATGGCCAAAGCAGTAGGCACGCGTACATTTGCGATTTACGCTCCACAAATAGAAACAAAAGCCTGGAGTTTTGAGGAAGATAAAAATCACAGCAGTGCTCATTTACAACATTTCAAACCCCAACTCTTTGAACATTTAAAATCTCAAAAAGAAATCCTGGCAGAAAACCATAATTTATATCAGAACTTTACTCCAGATTTAATTAAACCTGATTTGATGCGTTTTTTAAAAAACTTAGCTCCTTATGAAGTATAG
- a CDS encoding glycosyltransferase gives MKYRFLIYISHTYGIPIGEPLEEEIKRLGFEVKWFADLEYTQKAISGKEVCNTVEEAIYYHPHIVLTATDSVAYFIPGIKVQIFHGFLANKHSMRKGHFRIRSFFDLYCTQGPSTTSVFNEKKKKLGFFEVVETGWSKVDPLFPLVPKPVTKKPVIFIASTFSPKYSLAYQESMIQEIKRLSETGRYRFLCVLHPKLPEHIINQFKQLEGPDFTYYNTTDLMPLFKKADLMLADTTSAITEFILQEKPVITFNNSKPGPHFINIKKAEDLETAIIKAVEKPAGLMTAIKNYIQITHPYFDGKSSKRVIEATIDFLHKDKSYLKKKPLNLVRKYKMRKLLNYEPLKWSSAVPTLPKIENRKKLSVLIPTFNEEANLEQALQSVDFADEIIIVDSFSTDKTLEIAKRYSATILQRNYENSASQKNWAIPQATHKWVLIIDADERITPSLKDEILITLQNPDPELAGYWIYRRNHFKNKVISYSGWQNDKVIRLFRRDQCKYENKSVHAEIKCTNKIGILQNKIDHFSFKSEKQYVDKLRTYAFWQAKDYDKITGKLTAYHFILKPCWRFFKHYVLQQGFRDGLPGYTISKLQAYAVRMRYIELRHLRNTKKN, from the coding sequence ATGAAGTATAGATTTCTCATCTATATCTCGCACACCTATGGTATTCCTATCGGTGAACCTTTAGAAGAAGAAATCAAAAGGCTGGGCTTTGAGGTAAAATGGTTTGCTGACCTGGAGTATACACAAAAAGCGATATCTGGAAAAGAGGTTTGTAATACTGTTGAAGAGGCTATATACTACCACCCACATATTGTTTTAACGGCTACAGACAGCGTTGCTTATTTCATACCCGGCATTAAAGTACAGATCTTTCACGGTTTTCTGGCAAATAAGCACAGTATGCGAAAGGGACACTTTAGGATACGTAGTTTCTTTGATTTATACTGCACACAAGGTCCTTCTACTACATCTGTTTTTAATGAAAAGAAAAAGAAACTCGGCTTTTTTGAAGTTGTAGAAACAGGATGGAGTAAAGTAGATCCTTTATTTCCATTAGTACCAAAACCGGTTACCAAAAAACCAGTGATTTTTATCGCTTCAACATTTTCACCTAAATACAGTCTTGCGTATCAAGAAAGTATGATACAAGAAATAAAAAGACTTTCAGAAACAGGACGGTACAGGTTTTTGTGCGTTTTACATCCTAAGTTACCAGAACATATAATAAACCAGTTTAAACAGCTGGAAGGACCTGATTTTACATATTACAATACGACAGATCTCATGCCACTTTTCAAGAAAGCAGACTTGATGCTGGCCGATACAACATCTGCAATTACTGAATTTATTTTACAGGAAAAACCGGTAATTACATTTAACAATTCTAAACCCGGACCTCACTTTATTAATATTAAGAAAGCTGAGGATTTAGAAACAGCAATAATAAAAGCGGTAGAAAAACCAGCAGGGTTAATGACTGCTATAAAAAATTATATACAGATAACACACCCTTACTTTGATGGGAAATCGAGCAAGCGGGTCATCGAGGCTACGATAGACTTTTTACATAAGGATAAATCTTATTTAAAAAAGAAACCACTCAATCTCGTACGCAAATATAAAATGCGTAAGCTTCTCAATTACGAACCCCTTAAGTGGAGCTCTGCCGTACCAACGCTTCCTAAAATTGAGAACCGTAAAAAGCTTTCAGTACTCATTCCTACATTTAATGAAGAGGCTAATCTTGAGCAAGCATTACAATCTGTAGATTTTGCTGATGAAATTATTATAGTTGATTCATTTAGTACAGATAAAACTCTAGAAATTGCGAAGCGTTATTCTGCAACTATTCTACAACGTAACTATGAGAATTCCGCATCTCAGAAAAATTGGGCAATTCCTCAAGCTACGCATAAATGGGTTTTGATTATTGATGCAGACGAGCGAATTACTCCGTCCTTGAAAGACGAAATTCTAATCACCTTACAAAATCCTGATCCTGAACTTGCTGGTTATTGGATTTATCGCCGCAATCATTTTAAAAATAAAGTAATCTCTTATAGTGGTTGGCAAAACGATAAAGTAATCCGTTTATTTAGGCGTGATCAATGCAAGTATGAAAATAAATCTGTTCACGCTGAAATAAAATGCACCAATAAAATAGGAATACTCCAGAACAAAATAGATCATTTCAGTTTTAAATCTGAAAAACAATATGTTGATAAGCTTAGAACATATGCATTCTGGCAAGCCAAAGACTATGATAAGATTACCGGAAAATTAACTGCCTATCATTTTATACTTAAACCGTGCTGGCGTTTTTTTAAACATTATGTTCTGCAACAAGGGTTTAGAGATGGGTTGCCAGGTTATACTATAAGCAAACTACAGGCATACGCCGTGAGAATGCGCTATATTGAGCTTCGACATTTGAGAAATACCAAGAAAAATTAA
- a CDS encoding lipopolysaccharide kinase InaA family protein: MKIFTANVFKNSLFQLEALIKNFDTDGTMLSDGTRNQIKIFQLDGDEVAIKAFGIPNFINRVVYKYFRKSKAHRSFEYAQKLLSLHIKTPDPIAYAVEDSGLLFGRSYYICKNLNADLTYRTLVHDKNYPDWRKILVDFTAFTFELHEKGIHFLDHSAGNTLIKKTEAGYDFYLVDLNRMEFKPMSFKTRMHNFSRLTPHRETVAIMAQEYARLANYDPKETEDAMWQETVNFQERFKKKRALKKKIKFWKK, from the coding sequence ATGAAAATATTCACAGCAAACGTTTTTAAAAATAGTCTTTTTCAACTAGAAGCCTTAATCAAAAATTTTGATACAGATGGTACAATGCTTTCTGATGGTACACGCAATCAGATAAAAATTTTCCAGTTAGACGGTGACGAGGTGGCTATTAAAGCCTTTGGAATTCCTAATTTTATAAATAGAGTTGTTTACAAGTACTTCAGAAAATCTAAAGCGCATCGCTCGTTTGAGTATGCGCAGAAGTTATTGAGTTTACATATAAAAACTCCAGACCCTATCGCTTATGCGGTTGAAGATTCAGGATTGCTTTTTGGTAGGAGTTATTATATATGCAAAAATTTAAATGCAGATTTAACTTACAGGACTTTAGTTCACGATAAAAATTATCCAGATTGGAGAAAGATTCTAGTAGATTTTACTGCCTTTACCTTTGAATTACACGAAAAGGGAATTCATTTTCTAGACCATTCTGCAGGAAATACATTAATTAAAAAAACGGAAGCCGGTTATGATTTTTATCTGGTAGACCTTAATAGAATGGAGTTTAAACCAATGTCTTTTAAAACCCGAATGCACAACTTTTCACGCCTTACTCCACACCGGGAAACGGTTGCCATTATGGCGCAGGAATATGCACGTTTAGCAAATTATGATCCTAAAGAAACCGAAGATGCTATGTGGCAGGAAACGGTAAATTTTCAAGAGCGTTTTAAAAAGAAGCGTGCCTTAAAAAAGAAAATTAAATTCTGGAAAAAATAG
- a CDS encoding glycosyltransferase family 2 protein, whose translation MTAAILIPTYNWPQALQLVLASLENQTVLPDEVLIADDGSSSETKQIIEDFKKRFEKPVHHFWHEDRGFRKSEILNKALLKCVSDYVIQIDGDCIMHRSFIEDHKRFSAKNTFLYGSRVNIQKGYLKLLFSKKEIDFNFFSKGIKKRTRTLRFPVLCGFYKSSLELSTKTRGCNFSYWRADAMNVNGYDELYTGWGREDSDFAARLLHSGVAGKRIRYAGIVYHIWHQEKSKDNLEINNSYYENVLSEKRILPGVGAVK comes from the coding sequence ATGACTGCTGCCATACTAATACCTACTTATAATTGGCCTCAGGCTTTACAACTTGTTTTAGCAAGTTTAGAAAACCAAACTGTTTTACCTGATGAGGTCTTAATTGCTGATGATGGCTCATCTTCTGAAACCAAACAGATTATTGAAGATTTTAAAAAACGTTTTGAAAAACCGGTTCATCATTTTTGGCATGAAGATAGAGGCTTTAGAAAATCGGAAATTCTAAATAAAGCACTGCTTAAATGTGTATCTGATTACGTGATACAGATAGATGGCGACTGCATTATGCATCGCAGTTTTATTGAAGATCACAAGCGATTTTCAGCAAAAAACACGTTTCTATATGGAAGTAGAGTAAATATTCAAAAAGGGTATTTAAAATTACTTTTCTCAAAAAAGGAGATTGACTTTAACTTCTTTTCAAAGGGAATAAAAAAACGAACACGCACACTGAGATTTCCTGTATTATGTGGCTTTTATAAATCTTCTCTAGAATTATCAACTAAAACAAGAGGTTGTAATTTTTCTTACTGGAGAGCAGATGCGATGAACGTTAATGGCTATGATGAGCTTTATACAGGTTGGGGTAGGGAAGATTCTGATTTTGCCGCAAGATTATTACATAGTGGAGTTGCTGGAAAGCGTATACGCTATGCTGGAATTGTTTATCATATTTGGCATCAGGAGAAATCTAAAGATAATCTGGAAATAAATAATTCGTATTACGAGAATGTACTTTCAGAAAAACGAATTCTTCCTGGTGTTGGAGCAGTGAAATAA